The Toxoplasma gondii ME49 chromosome XII, whole genome shotgun sequence genome includes a region encoding these proteins:
- a CDS encoding nudix -type motif 9 isoform a family protein (encoded by transcript TGME49_247220), which yields MQHCGSVSGALRLRAQRVCPLSTRSWCDSPFRSDAERRLYHAVAFPMVSLGILVLFVSCVSLSPSTEHCVAEAAGNVEAALSHVDSHRSGRAPHLLKTMQKKLVVPEDSFPSSSSLYHRIFYARKLLAQRSGGAELPKSLDTTRLEGLLRSPAYKKILEYPGDLWPGERQQRSFPPTAEFDWGSLSQQPVPGFVVQPLPSWMQSADPRQEDLAPTYVNIRNKVALLNAAWFSCPNAFRTRKGQDEFTADCFEEADSASVSDVKEQEEIGKVPRLSVPLYTPALDRRMGRPLNPILFTARCCANPEGPGSDARCSTSSSLPRHHVTGRGVLGKWGANHAADALLTARNPVNGRLQVALILRTDGSGKFAVPGGFVDPTDGPLIVTPILRELLEEAVSYEDGDNSEESQQRYRETLGALRNIFGPFRRDSQTGIVTWENEEEIKWGHPIYAGYVDDERNTENAWMETTVLHWHVSDEDYKHLHLRAGDDATLGSAAFYDIDDDPRLVAMNVDPLKDLYASHSSFLVKAIKTHFPDETVLLTKLGDFSW from the exons atgcAGCACTGCGGATCTGTTTCAGGAGCGCTGCGGCTACGAGCGCAGCGCGTGTGTCCACTGAGTACGCGTTCCTGGTGCGACTCTCCATTCAGGAGCGATGCTGAGAGGCGACTATATCATGCAGTTGCATTTCCCATGGTTTCCCTCGGTATTCTTGTTCTGTTCGTCTcctgcgtgtctctgtcACCATCGACAGAACACTGCGTCGCAGAGGCTGCTGGGAACGTCGAAGCTGCTCTGTCTCACGTGGATTCTCACCGTAGCGGTCGTGCTCCACACCTGTTGAAGACTATGCAGAAGAAACTTGTTGTACCGGAGGACTCATTCCCTTCCAGTTCTTCGCTGTATCACCGGATTTTCTATGCAAGGAAGCTGCTGGCGCAACGCTCTGGTGGCGCTGAGCTGCCGAAGTCACTGGACACCACGCGGCTAGAAGGCCTTCTCAGAAGTCCGGCTTACAAGAAAATTCTGGAGTATCCTGGGGACCTTTGGCCAGGCGAACGCCAGCAGAGGT CCTTTCCTCCCACAGCAGAGTTTGACTGGGGCTCTCTGTCCCAGCAGCCCGTGCCTGGATTCGTTGTGCAGCCGCTGCCTTCGTGGATGCAGTCGGCAGATCCTAGACAGGAGGACCTTGCGCCGACCTACGTGAATATCCGAAACAAGGTTGCGCTGCTGAATGCAGCTTGGTTCTCGTGTCCGAATGCCTTCCGTACGCGGAAGGGACAAGACGAATTTACCGCGGATTGCTTTGAAGAGGCTGACTCTGCCAGCGTATCAGATGTgaaggaacaagaagagatTGGCAAAGTGCCCCGACTCTCAGTACCTTTGTACACGC CGGCACTTGACCGACGCATGGGGCGGCCCCTCAACCCAATTCTTTTTACTGCTCGCTGCTGTGCCAATCCGGAGGGTCCTGGGTCCGATGCTCGCTGCTCCACTTCGTCGTCTTTGCCGCGGCACCACGTGACAGGCCGAGGCGTGCTTGGCAAGTGGGGAGCCAATCACGCAGCTGACGCGCTGCTGACAGCCAGGAATCCAGTTAATGGGAGACTTCAG GTGGCTCTCATCCTTCGAACCGATGGCAGTGGGAAGTTCGCGGTCCCCGGCGGATTTGTAGACCCGACAGATGGACCGCTCATAGTTACGCCTATTCTTCGTGAACTTCTGGAGGAAGCCGTTTCTTATGAGGACGGCGACAACTCGGAAGAGAGCCAGCAGCGTTATCGAGAGACACTGGGAGCTCTGCGGAATATCTTTGGTCCGTtcaggagagacagccagACAGGCATAGTCACGTGGGAGAATGAAGAGGAAATAAAATGGGGACATCCTATCTACGCAGGTTATGTTGATGatgagagaaacacagaaaacgcatgGATGGAGACTACTGTTTTGCATTGGCACGTCTCCGATGAAGATTACAAACATCTGCATCTCCGGGCGGGGGACGATGCCACGCTTGGGTCCG CGGCGTTCTACGACATTGACGACGATCCTCGGCTTGTGGCCATGAATGTGGACCCGCTGAAGGATCTCTACGCCTCTCATTCTTCATTTCTGGTTAAAGCCATTAAAACACACTTTCCAGACGAAACGGTGTTGCTCACCAAGCTCGGAGATTTTTCATGGTAG
- a CDS encoding hypothetical protein (encoded by transcript TGME49_247270~Signal peptide predicted by SignalP 2.0 HMM (probability 0.901) with cleavage site probability 0.236 at residue 67~Predicted trans-membrane domain (TMHMM2.0):362-385:397-415) produces MAASRSRLAFSLTLFPLLSHLLFLGTSPSPLTRPALSRSSPILRPCLCRRACLSLLVCAPLLALAASFPSSPSLKRTISDASFSAISGSPFASSAASSSPSSSFRVSSSFSAFSPSAQGSAPPSFAAPLAAAPVLPPAAAAKGRAEFEALWKDAEEILGGSRSGALKSCWAAVLKEINLLQSLPSEQACSSLGEASREYIALLRARCIYTRTGRPFPSAQNGCYLLPDDVPVTWLALRPERQGEAGGDARQRIVDGCQHADSMDFGTFALVREQINHIDNICFFLHSAEWQRRSEATVNRLALASGAVASRLHAQAQNLAEMHVIQKQQLEGGWQVTQLLSNLHEGLKDVFAALHQIRSFHRYLAEAVGSVQTFAFYFFALFLSLCFTAHARVQAARLPLLLLLLVLTAVELATRKWGMRLFLAFAELRERARFWRHPDETQTSRSDPFRTLGDSWEAPGAAVETVACGLRCMYTSAAALVWLHRAVVHKTPEELLRNEMKKLQKEMQEVRQALCQRSRAAAAAVQHAKGNASPRSDAVWREESSWGEEASRRHNAVWRGEGRGREKKLFQAFVPRRAAGPQQREACAFPQKPNVRGDVLSAERAERSCWSSTGGGEEETPCTACLPSLTQRWRTSIERDENEEEEGGAERGEKGEERRGEERKGDGGGTGGREGEDPGHASAVANLEKEVAELRGRLARQTLVHARLMNFCEEMLDKFRRGEQASESDLNQGAALQLLWNETCSVASLSGKLAHSASMFVSSLSHPFSSPTSSFASLPGEPGPAESPSDLRFFSVSSPSSSTGRVAAPLGCTSTGDGLSGGVGSAQEETSASSRIRSSPVDAVSPNLEGGMSLAASVSARVEGAGDKQASNEEEAECVSPSARLASQASPRFCVVPARSEGERQPVSATARGRTPSANEKQVFCASLKTSQRLLAGTGGDICAALSVGSVRCGDRHRTGPETPGWLASVVRRHLGWGARARTRHRRAAVSLSRRYDRDEGEAADSTFLPSSEEDERKTAVESRSRLVRTNAEDAEAVAPDGDPDERRSAGSCGQRAERRAAVADSLTAPQMRDRRETNSDEERMKLDREEGDTECGNGGRGRQGGGKRRIDGNRQRDIEQREEREEKAAARPGGLRRNPVRAARPRHFLGCVEVENPAEFAAPWLSKISENSGEDTALPAPRARRVESERRQGRHQVEKKKGEEARSNETKGESKEQRERERDAKGARGKHPKTERGNGQ; encoded by the exons ATGGCAgcttctcgttctcgtctcgctttctctctcactctctttCCACTGCTGTCACATCTGCTATTCCTGGGgacctcgccttctcctctgacACGACCTGCGCTTTCCCGGTCTTCTCCAATCCTCCGGCCTTGCCTCTGTCgtcgcgcctgtctctccctcttggTCTGCGCGCCCTTGCTTGCTCTCGccgcttccttcccttcttctccatctctgaAGCGCACGATTTCCGACGCTTCCTTTTCGGCCATCTCTGgctctcctttcgcctcttccgccgcttcctcctctccttcgtcttccttccgtgtttcgtcgtctttctctgctttctcgccttcggctCAAGGCTCTGCTCCTCCGTCTTTTGCTGCGCCTCTCGCAGCCGCTCCCGTTCTTCCACCGGCGGCTGCTGCGAAGGGCCGCGCAGAGTTCGAGGCTCTCTGGaaagatgcagaggagaTATTGGGCGGGAGCAGAAGCGGCGCGCTCAAGAGTTGCTGGGCGGCGGTGTTGAAGGAAATCAACCTTCTGCAGAGTCTGCCGAGCGAGCAGGCCTGCAGCAGCCTCGGCGAGGCTTCCCGCGAGTACATTGCACTCCTCCGCGCgcggtgtatatacacccgAACCGGGCGCCCGTTCCCCAGCGCGCAGAACGGCTGCTACCTGCTGCCAGACGATGTGCCTGTCACTTGGCTCGCGCTCCGtccggagagacagggagaagcaggaggagacgccaG GCAACGCATCGTCGATGGATGCCAACATGCAGACTCGATGGACTTTGGAACATTCGCGCTCGTTCGCGAACAAATCAACCACATCG ACAacatttgtttcttcttgcacAGTGCAGAGTGGCAGCGACGCAGCGAGGCGACTGTGAATCGCCTGGCTCTCGCGTCTGGGGCGGTGGCTtcgcgcctgcatgcgcaggcgCAGAATCTCGCGGAGATGCATGTGATTCAAAAGCAGCAGTTGGAGGGGGGCTGGCAAGTGACTCAGCTCCTTTCGAATCTACACGAAGGCCTGAAGGACGTCTTTGCGGCACTGCACCAGATCCGAAGTTTCCATCGCTACCTGGCGGAGGCTGTGGGCAGCGTACAGACGTTCGCCTTTTACTTCTtcgctctgtttctctccctctgcttcacggcgcatgcacgcgtgcAGGCGGCGCGGCTCCCGCTCCTCCTGCTGCTCCTCGTCCTCACCGCCGTCGAGCTCGCGACTCGGAAATGGGGTATGCgactcttcctcgctttcgcaGAGCTCCGCGAGCGCGCTCGGTTCTGGAGGCATCCTgacgagacgcagacgagtCGAAGCGACCCGTTTCGCACTCTCGGCGACTCCTGGGAAGCTCCAGGCGCCGCCGTCGAGACCGTTGCATGCGGCctgaggtgtatgtacacctctgCCGCTGCACTGGTCTGGCTCCACCGCGCCGTCGTTCACAAGACGCCCGAGGAGCTGCTTCGCAACGAGATGAAGAAACTCCAGAAGGAAATGCAAGAGGTGCGCCAGGCGCTCTGTCAGCGGTCTCgcgccgcagcagcggcCGTCCAGCATGCcaaaggaaacgcgagtccgagaagcgacgcggtttggagagaagagtcgagttggggagaagaggcgagtcGGCGGCACAATGCGGTTTGGAGAGGGGAAGGtcgaggaagggagaaaaagttGTTTCAGGCCTTTGTGCCGCGGCGCGCTGCAGGGCCGCAGCAAAGGGAGGCATGTGCATTTCCACAGAAGCCAAACGTTCGAGGCGACGTCCTGTCCGCCGAGAGGGCCGAGCGCAGTTGCTGGTCGTCTActggaggcggcgaagaggagacaccctgCACCGCCTGCCTTCCGAGTTTGACGCAAAGATGGCGCACCTCGATAGAACGCgatgaaaacgaagaagaagagggaggagcagagagaggagaaaagggagaagaaaggagaggagaggaacgaaaagGCGACGGAGGAGGAACAGGGGGAAGGGAGGGGGAGGACCCAGGGCATGCCAGCGCGGTGGCCAATctggagaaggaagtggCGGAGCTTCGAGGGCGGCTCGCTAGGCAAACTTTGGTGCATGCACGGCTGATGAACTTTTGCGAGGAAATGCTGGATAAATTTCGACGCGGCGAACAAGCATCGGAGAGCGACCTCAACCAAGGCGCGGCTCTCCAGCTGCTCTGGAACGAGACCTGCAGCGTCGCGTCCCTGTCTGGGAAGCTCGCGCATTCGGCTTCCatgttcgtttcttctctctctcatccgttctcctctccgacGTCCTCCTTCGCGTCGCTCCCTGGCGAGCCTGGCCCTGCCGAAAGCCCTTCCGACCTCCGATTCttcagcgtctcctcgccgtcttcctcAACCGGCCGGGTCGCCGCGCCGTTGGGTTGTACGTCCACTGGAGACGGTTTGAGCGGGGGCGTTGGGAGCGCGCAGGAGGAGACATCAGCCTCTTCTCGGATTCGTTCCAGTCCAGTCGACGCTGTGTCTCCGAACCTCGAGGGAGGTAtgtctctcgccgcctctgtctccgcccgCGTCGAGGGGGCAGGGGACAAGCAGGCGtcgaacgaggaagaggcggagTGCGTGTCTCCGAGCGCTCGCTTGGCGTCTCAAGCGTCTCCTCGATTTTGTGTTGTTCCGGCTCggagcgaaggcgaacgtCAGCCGGTGAGTGCCACGGCCCGCGGGAGGACGCCCTCCgcaaacgaaaaacaagtcttctgcgcctctctcaaAACATCACAGAGACTGCTGGCAGGGACTGGAGGAGACATCTGCGCCGCGCTGTCTGTGGGGTCGGTGCGGTGTGGAGACAGGCACCGCACAGGGCCAGAAACGCCTGGCTGGCTAGCGTCGGTCGTCCGGAGACACCTCGGCTGGggggcgagagcgagaacaagacacAGGCGGGCggccgtgtctctctctcggcgctacgacagagacgaaggagaagcagcagactcgactttcctgccttcttcagaagaagacgaacgcaAGACAGCGGTggagagcagaagcagacTCGTACGGAcgaacgcagaagacgcagaagcagtgGCGCCGGATGGAGACCCAgacgagcgaagaagcgcaggaTCCTGCGGGCAACGCGCCGAGCGACGGGCGGCCGTCGCTGATTCTCTCACGGCGCCGCAGATGCGCGACCGAAGGGAGACGAACTCGGACGAGGAAAGGATGAAGCTCGATcgggaagagggagacactGAATGCGGCAACGGCGGCAGAGGTAGACAAGGAGGAGGCAAAAGAAGAATCGATGGAaacagacaaagagacatagaacagagagaagaaagggaagaaaaagcgGCAGCGAGACCAGGAGGCTTACGCCGAAATCCTGTGAGAGCCGCACGACCTCGTCACTTTCTCGGCTGTGTGGAAGTTGAGAATCCGGCGGAATTTGCGGCGCCGTGGCTCTCGAAGATTTCAGAGAACTCTGGGGAAGACACCGCCCTCCCAGCACCGAGGGCTCGACGGgtcgaaagcgagagaagacagggaagacaccaagtcgagaaaaaaaaaggagaagaagcgagaagcaacgagacaaaaggagagagcaaggaacagcgagaacgagagagagacgccaagGGAGCGAGGGGGAAACACCCGAAAACAGAGCGAGGGAACGGTCAATGA
- a CDS encoding RbAp46 (encoded by transcript TGME49_247250~Gene product name based on ToxoDB Community Expert Annotation.): MPTAPKNAASPAGDVATTKDAVPFTRVSCSPLAPSVVRHPRSEVQLDRGGAQNASEAIRTESDKEATRRATSGHSPSSAASEQEGNAMTGEEATRPLALEPQTPASAETTAEAEATDAKQTAPSVPVLPLSVSASLLPTFSLSSPKNGGLEQAPVPGKRPVTDEAVSPSASRKRLRKPDGKELPDAAKATENAEHNALCDAHAQSSQPVCTADAPRSPSGRRLRTVPEEGEDNEESDGEKEDEEEGDRNDPAVIAEEFNNWKVNTKVLYDLVMNYTLEWPSLTVQWLPGLTTKTGAASVSQRLLIGTHTSSGDDNSLLVLQVSLPAKPIEDEAARTYVERPTDYDGFSFGLLPCKFKTVKSFPHEGEVNVARFMPQKADIVATMGPQGFVSIYDLSMDSAHSEGAVLKLPGHTTDGFGLAWNAMVHGRLASTSNAGAICLHDVQAAPAASAADAPLRTWTVSKGAVNDCCWIPGEAALLASCGDDGIVSVWDIRDDSPNSAAVQFKASEADLLTCLCADEQQPNTIVCGDNRGHLRVFDRRRGEKPVHMVDAAHDGEVTRVAFAGCEAGLLSSAGRDRFVSLWDLKKVGEEQSEEDAEDGPPELLFSHGGHVAAVSDMAWNREDLASLDKVVASVGEDNRLQIWQLKRSVFFCADDEDNEDDDVE, from the exons ATGCCAACTGCGCCCAAGAACGCGGCCTCTCCTGCTGGTGATGTGGCTACGACGAAAGACGCTGTTCCCTTCACCAGAgtctcctgttctcctctcgcccCTTCTGTCGTGCGGCACCCTCGCAGTGAAGTGCAGCTCGATCGAGGAGGCGCGCAGAACGCGAGCGAAGCTATCCGAACAGAGAGCGACAAAGAGGCGACGCGACGCGCCACCTCGGGCCACAGTCCTTCCTCTGCCGCAAGCGAGCAAGAAGGGAACGCAAtgacaggcgaagaagcaacgcGCCCTCTCGCGTTGGAGCCGCAGACTCCAGCTTCTGCAGAAACCACGGCGGAAGCCGAGGCGACCGACGCGAAGCAAACTGCGCCCTCCGTTCcagtccttcctctttctgtctctgcgtcgctcttgccgaccttctctctctcctccccaaAGAATGGAGGACTCGAGCAGGCGCCGGTCCCGGGAAAGCGACCCGTGACCGACGAGGCAGTTTCGCCCTCTGCGTCGCGAAAGCGCCTGAGGAAACCTGATGGAAAAGAGCTCCCCGATGCAgcaaaggcgacagagaacgccGAGCATAACGCACTCTGcgacgcgcatgcgcagagcTCCCAGCCTGTATGTACAGCGGACGCGCCGCGCTCGCCGAGTGGGCGACGCCTCCGAACGGTgcctgaagaaggcgaggacaacgaagaaagcgacggagagaaggaagacgaagaggaaggagaccgAAACGACCCTGCTGTCATTGCAGAAGAGTTCAACAACTGGAAAGTCAACACCAAAGTGCTCTACGACTTAGTCATGAACTATACCCTCGAGTGGCCGTCCCTCACAGTTCAGTGGCTGCCGGGGCTCACCACAAAAAC gGGCGCTGCATCAGTGTCTCAGAGGCTTCTCATCGGGACCCACACGAGTAGCGGCGACGACAATtcgctcctcgttcttcaG GTGTCTCTCCCTGCGAAGCCCATTGAAGACGAGGCGGCGCGGACGTACGTCGAGAGACCGACAG ACTACGACGGATTCAGCTTCGGACTTCTTCCGTGCAAATTTAAAACTGTCAAGAGTTTCCCCCACGAAGGAGAAGTGAATGT CGCGCGCTTTATGCCCCAGAAGGCGGACATCGTCGCCACCATGGGTCCGCAAGGCTTCG TGTCTATTTACGATCTGTCGATGGATTCGGCGCACTCAGAGGGGGCTGTGCTGAAGCTGCCTGGTCACACCACAGACGG CTTTGGCCTCGCGTGGAATGCCATGGTCCACGGTCGTCTCGCCTCCACGTCGAATGCAGGCGCGATTTGCCTGCACGACGTCCAGGCGGCGcccgctgcttctgctgccG ACGCACCTCTTCGCACTTGGACTGTCTCAAAGGGAGCCGTTAACGATTGCTGCTGGATTCCCGGAGAAGCTGCTCTGCTCGCGAGTTGCGGGGACGACGGCATTGTCAGTGT GTGGGACATACGCGACGACAGTCCGAACTCCGCAGCCGTTCAA tTCAAGGCGTCGGAAGCGGACCTCCTCACCTGCTTGTGCGCAGACGAGCAGCAGCCAAACACGATCGTCTGTGGAGACAATCGCGGT CACTTGCGGGTGTTTGACCGCCGGCGCGGAGAAAAGCCTGTCCACATGGTTGACGCGGCGCACGACGGCGAAGTGACGCGGGTCGCCTTCGCCGGCTGCGAAGCTGGACTTCTTTCCTCAGCCGGCAGAGACCgattcgtctctctctgggaCTTGAAAAAAGTCGGAGAGGAACAGTCGGAGGAAGACGCTGAAGACGGTCCTCCCGAGCTTCtg ttCTCCCACGGCGGCCATGTGGCGGCAGTCAGCGACATGGCGTGGAACCGCGAAGATCTCGCGTCTCTTGACAAG GTAGTGGCGTCCGTCGGCGAGGACAATCGGCTCCAAATTTGGCAGCTG AAACGCTCGGTCTTTTTCTGcgccgacgacgaagacaatgaagacgacgacgtcgAATAA
- a CDS encoding ubiquitin carboxyl-terminal hydrolase, family 1 protein (encoded by transcript TGME49_247240), producing MGAEDGSSGANARNADGSNRWCLIESDPGVFTELVEKVGVKGVEFDEIFGVDEESFEALKQRHRKIFGFVFLFNWTKDAAGAATGDAADSSQDVAMDDALGAAQCPPDLFFAKQVIENACASQAILSVLVNKREEIQDVGSTINALVDFTKDFVDPQMRGEAIGNSELIRAAHNSFRSSSPFDWTDDDDDKEKEDAFHFVSYIFFKGHAYEMDGLKPGPQNLGSCGEDSWTELVRKRLQSRIAKIQTAASGELRFNLMAVTEDNLSKVQQDLLRERVVIQRAKIKLISSGQDIELDDEVDDDQAPSGTPTMEELPDDIAALEKVVREAEDRKKLLKEQEEEELDKRARWKKENARRRHDFVPFLLTVIKHLARKGELVKSVTAAQETIARRQHERKKAKTGATGVST from the exons ATGGGTGCCGAAGACGGGAGCAGCGGCGCAAATGCGCGGAACGCAGACGGCAGCAATCGGTGGTGTTTGATCGAAAGTGACCCGGGCGTCTTCACGGAGCTCGTGGAGAAGGTGGGGGTGAAAGGCGTGGAGTTCGACGAGATTTTCGGCGTCGATGAGGAGTCGTTCGAGGCACTGAAACAGAGGCATCGAAAGATCTTcggcttcgttttcctcttcaacTGGACCAAGGATGCTGCGGGAGCGGCGACTGGAGATGCAGCTGACTCGAGCCAAGACGTAGCCATGGACGATGCCCTCGGTGCTGCTCAGTGTCCACCagacctcttcttcgcgaaaCAG GTAATCGAGAACGCATGCGCGAGCCAGGCGATCTTGTCCGTTCTTGTCaacaaacgagaagaaaTCCAAGATGTCGGATCGACAATCAATGCCCTTGTTGACTTCACCAAGGACTTTGTCGATCCTCAAATGCGTGGAGAGGCCATAGGCAACTC GGAACTCATTCGAGCTGCGCACAACTCTTTCAGAAGCTCCAGTCCGTTCGACTGGACAGACGACGACGATgacaaggagaaggaggacgcCTTCCACTTTGTGTCGTACATCTTTTTCAAAGGCCATGCGTACGAAATGGACGGCCTGAAGCCC GGTCCCCAAAATTTGGGTTCCTGCGGTGAGGATAGCTGGACGGAACTTGTCAGGAAGCGGCTGCAAAGCAGAATTGCCAA GATTCAGACGGCCGCAAGTGGAGAGCTGCGTTTCAACCTGATGGCTGTGACGGAAGACAATTTGTCGAAAGTGCAGCAAGACCTGTTGCGCGAGAG GGTGGTTATTCAGCGGGCAAAGATCAAGCTGATTAGTTCTGGCCAGGACATCGAACTGGACGATGAGGTGGACGACGACCAAGCGCCTTCAGGGACGCCCACGATGGAGGAACTCCCCGACGACATCGCCGCTCTGGAAAAA GTTGTTCGGGAAGCggaggacagaaagaagctgctgaaagagcaggaagaagaagaactggacAAACGAGCT CGatggaagaaggagaatgCCCGGCGACGTCACGACTTCGTTCCCTTCCTTCTGACCGTCATCAA GCATCTCGCGAGAAAGGGGGAACTGGTCAAATCCGTCACGGCAGCACAGGAGACGATCGCGAGGCGGCAGcacgagaggaaaaaggcgaaaacgGGTGCCACGGGTGTCTCTACataa
- a CDS encoding centrin (encoded by transcript TGME49_247230~Product name based on PMID:16266757;11870220;18411248;11134072.): MHSRKGASSLPRGRGAGKKTELTEEQRQEIKEAFDLFDTDGSGCIDAKELKVAMRALGFEPKKEEIRKMIADVDKDGTGSVDFQEFLSLMTVKMAERDPREEILKAFRLFDDDETGKISFKNLKRVSKELGENLTDEELQEMIDEADRDGDGEINEEEFIRIMRKTNLF; the protein is encoded by the exons ATG CATAGTCGGAAAGGAGCGAGCTCTCTACCGCGCGGCCGAGgggcggggaagaagacagagttGACGGAAGAACAGCGGCAAGAAATCAAGGAAGCGTTCGACTTGTTCGACACAGATGGGTCAGGCTGCATCGACGCAAAGGAGTTGAAGGTCGCGATGCGCGCGCTCGGCTTCGAaccgaagaaagaggag ATTCGAAAGATGATCGCGGACGTGGACAAGGATGGCACGGGAAGCGTTGACTTCCAGGAGTTCCTCAGTCTCATGACTGTCAAGATG GCAGAACGCGATCCGCGCGAGGAGATCCTCAAGGCATTTCGGCTCTTTGACGATGACGAGACAGGGAAAATCTCGTTCAAG AATTTGAAGCGTGTGTCTAAGGAGCTCGGGGAGAATTTGACGGACGAAGAGCTTCAGGAAATGATTGACGAGGCGGACCGGGACGGCGACGGGGAAATCAATGAAGAGGAGTTCATTCGTATCATGAGAAAGACGAATCTGTTCTAG
- a CDS encoding hypothetical protein (encoded by transcript TGME49_247260) has protein sequence MQRKRVSVYYWDVCNKGLSLQINRQHTLTELQHCRWIVSPRAGGPSFGHLRRRAKPRQELFLELASNRRFSLFSLRECLVPQYTPERLETRRKRVAGNGETSERRVEWTGAVPAILKSAVLGELHAGKNFLASPVERDSHLLHKCRERSEKSTVETE, from the coding sequence ATGCAGCGCAAACGCGTTTCCGTCTACTACTGGGACGTCTGTAACAAAGGGCTCTCTCTTCAGATTAACCGGCAACACACCTTGACCGAGCTTCAGCACTGCCGCTGGATCGTGTCGCCTCGCGCAGGCGGTCCTTCCTTTGGTCACTTGCGAAGGAGGGCAAAGCCGCGTCAGGAACTTTTTCTCGAATTAGCATCCAACagacgtttttctcttttctctttgcgtGAATGCTTGGTTCCACAATACACACCAGAGCGACTAGAAACGCGACGAAAACGCGTCGCCGGAAACGGCGAGACAAGCGAACGCCGCGTCGAGTGGACCGGGGCCGTGCCTGCAATCCTGAAATCCGCTGTTCTCGGGGAGCTGCACGCGGGAAAGAATTTTCTCGCTTCACCAGTTGAGAGAGATTCCCACTTGCTTCACAAATGCCGGGAAAGAAGTGAAAAATCCACCGTGGAGACGGAGTGA